One region of Hoeflea sp. 108 genomic DNA includes:
- a CDS encoding MurR/RpiR family transcriptional regulator, which translates to MTGTVRERLTAALKQGSRSNRTIATYMITNLTELPFETASSMAEKVGVSELTVGRFCRSLGYQHFKDLKADLRTNIADTPWLIGDRLREFQATSKKGGGDLARSLELEMAALVKVYELAGSAHFKAVVDRLTACQRIFIIGFQSERGIAVTMAHLLQYVRDGVHLIDLSAGNFSEVLLADPSKTALVMFDARRYSRQAAVLARRATDAGMPVTLITDQFCDWAHGATSEVFALPSEINLFWDTNGPMLSLVHLILNGVIGELGADVEARLDRMSELYGEFVGHAGRPER; encoded by the coding sequence ATGACAGGAACCGTGCGCGAGCGATTGACTGCCGCTTTGAAGCAGGGATCGCGCTCGAACCGAACCATCGCCACCTACATGATCACCAACCTCACCGAGCTGCCATTCGAGACAGCTTCGAGCATGGCCGAGAAGGTGGGGGTCAGCGAGCTGACCGTCGGCCGCTTCTGCCGGTCGCTGGGTTATCAGCATTTCAAGGACCTCAAGGCGGATCTGAGAACCAACATCGCCGACACTCCATGGCTGATCGGCGACCGGCTGCGCGAGTTCCAGGCGACGAGCAAGAAGGGCGGCGGCGACCTTGCCAGAAGCCTGGAGCTGGAAATGGCAGCACTGGTGAAGGTCTACGAGCTGGCCGGATCGGCGCATTTCAAGGCAGTCGTCGATCGGCTTACTGCGTGCCAGCGCATCTTCATCATCGGCTTCCAGAGCGAGCGCGGCATCGCCGTCACGATGGCGCACCTGCTGCAATATGTGCGCGACGGCGTGCATCTCATCGATCTTTCCGCCGGCAATTTCTCGGAAGTGCTGCTCGCCGATCCCAGCAAGACGGCGCTCGTGATGTTCGATGCGAGGCGCTATTCCCGCCAGGCCGCCGTTCTGGCGCGCCGCGCGACCGATGCCGGCATGCCGGTCACGCTCATCACCGACCAGTTCTGCGATTGGGCCCATGGCGCCACCTCCGAGGTCTTCGCGCTGCCGTCGGAGATCAACCTGTTCTGGGACACCAACGGGCCGATGCTCTCGCTTGTCCATCTCATATTGAATGGCGTCATCGGCGAACTCGGGGCCGACGTCGAGGCCCGGCTCGACCGCATGTCCGAGCTCTATGGCGAGTTCGTCGGCCATGCCGGCCGACCCGAACGCTGA
- a CDS encoding FAD-binding oxidoreductase produces the protein MTEPHIQRADVVVLGAGIIGVSVALHLQRRGRSVVLVDRRDPGEETSYGNAGLIERSSVVPYGAPREFAKLLTYALNRSADVHFDWLHMPQLAPWLWRFWRESAPKRLARAAADMRPLIENSVSEHEALMAEAGVLPQLRKTGWIEGYRSARAFERGCVDAAALHPFGLSYEVLDQKALQQREPHLSDTLVGGVHWLDPATVADPGALVKAYASHFVDRGGLLLRGDARGLRQDDGQWSVATDNGPVYASEVVVALGPWSGTILSSFGYNVPLAMKRGYHVHFEADANASLNHPVVDVEGGFVLAPMAQGLRLTTGVEFASRDSRPNPVQLDMTEPRAREILPLTRRIEPTPWMGSRPCLPDMRPAIGPGLRHKGLWFAFGHNHHGLTLGPVTGRLLAEMMTGEPTFTDPAPYALGRFS, from the coding sequence ATGACCGAGCCACATATCCAGCGAGCCGACGTTGTCGTTCTCGGTGCCGGCATCATCGGCGTATCGGTCGCGCTGCATCTGCAGCGGCGCGGCCGTTCGGTCGTCCTCGTCGATCGGCGTGATCCCGGGGAGGAGACGAGTTATGGCAATGCCGGTCTGATCGAACGCTCGAGCGTCGTGCCTTATGGAGCGCCGCGCGAGTTCGCGAAGCTGCTGACCTACGCGCTGAACCGTTCGGCGGACGTGCATTTCGACTGGCTTCATATGCCTCAGCTGGCGCCATGGCTCTGGCGCTTCTGGCGGGAGTCGGCGCCGAAACGGCTTGCGCGTGCCGCAGCGGACATGCGGCCGCTGATCGAGAACTCGGTCAGCGAGCACGAAGCGCTGATGGCGGAGGCGGGCGTGCTGCCGCAACTGCGCAAGACCGGCTGGATTGAGGGCTATAGAAGCGCGCGGGCATTCGAGCGCGGTTGCGTGGATGCCGCAGCCCTTCACCCTTTCGGCCTGAGCTATGAGGTGCTCGACCAGAAGGCACTGCAACAGCGCGAACCGCATCTGTCCGATACGCTGGTGGGTGGGGTGCATTGGCTCGACCCGGCCACGGTGGCCGATCCAGGGGCGCTGGTAAAAGCCTATGCAAGCCATTTTGTGGATCGCGGCGGGCTGCTCCTGCGCGGCGACGCGCGTGGCCTCAGGCAGGACGATGGCCAGTGGAGTGTGGCGACCGACAACGGGCCTGTGTACGCATCGGAAGTGGTGGTGGCCCTGGGACCGTGGTCCGGCACCATCTTAAGCTCGTTTGGTTACAACGTTCCGCTTGCGATGAAGCGTGGCTATCACGTCCATTTCGAAGCCGACGCGAACGCCTCGCTCAATCACCCGGTCGTCGATGTCGAAGGCGGCTTCGTGCTCGCGCCGATGGCCCAGGGCCTAAGACTGACGACGGGCGTCGAGTTCGCCTCGCGCGACAGCAGGCCGAACCCGGTCCAGCTCGACATGACCGAACCTCGCGCCAGGGAGATATTGCCGCTCACGCGTCGTATCGAGCCGACACCCTGGATGGGATCACGGCCGTGCCTGCCCGACATGCGTCCGGCGATCGGGCCCGGTTTACGCCACAAGGGGTTGTGGTTTGCCTTCGGTCACAATCACCACGGCCTGACGCTCGGCCCGGTTACCGGGCGGCTGCTGGCCGAAATGATGACAGGCGAACCGACCTTCACCGACCCGGCGCCTTATGCCCTGGGACGTTTCAGCTAG
- a CDS encoding serine hydrolase domain-containing protein, with protein sequence MDMMKDPDTTAKLDHYLEAEIAAHGIPGLGVAIVRDGEILHLGGYGLANVEHGARATPDTIFHSGSTGKMFTAAAVLLLVQDGLVQLDHPVDRYLTEVPKSWAGMTIRHLLSMTSGLGNFGDVFAPSPIENNVVPVNLWQDHSDAQLLALASLSPLAFAPGESYLYSNISYIVASLVVQRVAGKPYYALLRERLFAPACMASAREASGRDIVPNRASGYSLDAGQLRNSHWTAPTMLRTGDGGLHFSPRDIAHWFVELDQAQVFQPDMIELMFEPTLMSDGRLAINGYGLGWQNSEVRGHRKIRHGGTWDGFRAELARFPAQRLSVAVLANIDSAQVARIAHKVAGFVDATVAPYEPVADINPALTRLDSSLIRAIAARTAPADAFSEECWRQWSDKWFDQVIAESESDLGAAPMELVEDAGTRRRYRLATGRYHMHWTIDRQGDGRIAVMRFHME encoded by the coding sequence ATGGACATGATGAAAGACCCCGACACCACCGCCAAGCTGGACCATTATCTCGAGGCCGAAATCGCAGCGCACGGAATCCCGGGCTTGGGTGTCGCAATCGTGCGCGACGGCGAGATTCTGCATCTCGGGGGTTACGGGCTGGCCAATGTCGAACATGGCGCCAGGGCGACGCCCGACACCATTTTCCACTCCGGCTCGACCGGCAAGATGTTCACAGCAGCCGCCGTACTTCTTCTGGTGCAGGATGGGCTTGTGCAACTCGACCATCCCGTCGATCGCTACCTGACCGAGGTGCCGAAAAGCTGGGCGGGCATGACCATCCGCCACCTGCTGTCGATGACCAGCGGCCTCGGCAACTTCGGCGACGTCTTTGCGCCGTCGCCGATCGAAAACAACGTCGTTCCGGTCAATCTGTGGCAGGACCACAGCGACGCCCAGCTGCTTGCATTGGCCAGCCTGTCGCCGCTGGCCTTCGCACCGGGCGAAAGCTACCTCTATTCCAACATCAGCTACATCGTCGCGTCGCTTGTGGTCCAGCGCGTCGCCGGCAAACCTTATTACGCCTTGCTTCGCGAAAGGCTGTTTGCCCCTGCGTGCATGGCAAGCGCACGCGAAGCCAGCGGTCGCGACATCGTGCCGAACCGGGCCAGCGGATACAGCCTCGATGCTGGCCAGCTGCGCAACAGCCACTGGACAGCACCGACCATGCTGCGCACCGGTGATGGCGGGCTGCATTTTTCGCCGCGCGACATTGCCCACTGGTTCGTCGAGCTGGACCAGGCGCAGGTTTTCCAGCCGGACATGATCGAGCTGATGTTCGAGCCGACGCTGATGTCCGATGGTCGCCTCGCCATCAACGGCTATGGCTTGGGCTGGCAGAACTCTGAGGTTCGAGGTCATCGCAAGATCAGGCACGGCGGCACCTGGGATGGCTTCCGCGCCGAACTCGCCCGCTTCCCGGCCCAGCGGCTTTCGGTGGCAGTGCTGGCCAACATCGATTCCGCCCAGGTCGCCCGCATCGCCCATAAGGTCGCCGGCTTCGTCGATGCAACGGTCGCGCCATATGAGCCCGTCGCCGACATCAATCCCGCGCTCACCAGGCTCGACAGCTCATTGATCAGGGCAATTGCCGCGCGCACCGCACCTGCTGACGCCTTCAGCGAGGAATGCTGGCGGCAATGGTCCGACAAATGGTTCGACCAGGTGATCGCCGAAAGCGAATCCGATCTTGGCGCAGCCCCCATGGAGCTTGTCGAAGACGCCGGGACACGGCGGCGCTATCGCCTCGCGACAGGTCGCTACCACATGCACTGGACAATCGACCGGCAGGGCGATGGCCGCATCGCGGTGATGCGTTTCCATATGGAATAG
- a CDS encoding M81 family metallopeptidase, with amino-acid sequence MTFRVLTAEFAHETNTFSVRKTDYDAFTVEGVLFGDDAIRARGEANTEIAGFLDIGRKYGWAIEHVLSTAAEPAGPVTRDAFDRIGGAIVKAAANNKGQIDGILLGLHGAMVTDFSPDGEGELLERLRAVVGPELPIAVTLDPHANVTAKMCELADILISFKTYPHIDMREIAHHAGELLQQTMVGEIRPRTLLARRPMLEEANAGRTDIGPMVEWIARARAYEETAGALAVSINGAFPNADIPEVGPTVLVTYDGDPARHQAFAESIADEIWDNRFNVLNTFHTVMQAAEIAHDYRGDRPLIIADYADNPGAGGYGDATALLGALLDVGISDACFGPIVDPETANQLHRATVGDTVKLRLGGKTDPRFGGDPLEVTGKLLVISDGKLIGDGEQLGGLEFSFGPTAVVQIDGIAVLVVTEPSQMRDLQQFRAFGIDPAHYRVVGLKSMQHFRAAFEPIAGKVIVCDSGALCTMDYSRMPYRNVARPIFPLDRDMTL; translated from the coding sequence ATGACCTTTCGTGTTCTGACTGCCGAATTCGCGCATGAGACCAACACGTTCAGCGTCCGCAAGACCGACTATGACGCGTTCACCGTCGAAGGCGTGTTGTTCGGCGACGACGCCATTCGCGCGCGCGGCGAAGCGAACACCGAGATCGCCGGCTTCCTCGACATCGGACGCAAATATGGCTGGGCCATCGAGCATGTGCTGAGCACCGCGGCCGAACCGGCGGGGCCGGTGACGCGCGATGCGTTCGACCGCATCGGCGGCGCCATTGTCAAGGCGGCGGCCAACAACAAGGGCCAGATCGACGGTATCCTGCTCGGCCTGCACGGCGCGATGGTCACCGACTTCTCGCCCGATGGCGAAGGCGAGCTGCTGGAGCGGCTGCGCGCCGTGGTCGGGCCGGAGTTGCCGATCGCCGTCACGCTTGATCCGCATGCCAATGTGACGGCCAAGATGTGCGAACTCGCCGATATCCTGATCTCGTTCAAGACCTATCCGCATATCGACATGCGCGAGATCGCGCACCACGCGGGCGAGCTCCTGCAGCAGACGATGGTCGGCGAAATCCGTCCCAGAACGCTTCTGGCGCGTCGGCCGATGCTGGAAGAGGCCAATGCGGGGCGCACCGACATCGGCCCGATGGTCGAGTGGATCGCGCGGGCGCGTGCCTATGAAGAGACTGCTGGTGCGCTGGCGGTCAGCATCAACGGCGCCTTTCCCAACGCCGACATTCCTGAAGTTGGCCCGACGGTGCTCGTCACCTATGACGGCGACCCGGCGCGGCATCAGGCCTTTGCGGAAAGCATCGCCGACGAGATCTGGGACAACCGTTTCAACGTGCTGAACACTTTCCATACGGTGATGCAGGCGGCTGAAATCGCGCATGACTATCGCGGCGACCGGCCGTTGATCATTGCCGACTATGCCGACAATCCCGGCGCCGGCGGCTATGGAGACGCGACGGCGTTGCTCGGAGCCCTGCTGGACGTGGGGATCAGCGATGCCTGCTTCGGTCCGATCGTCGATCCGGAGACGGCCAACCAGCTTCACCGCGCCACCGTCGGTGACACCGTCAAGCTCAGGCTCGGCGGCAAGACCGATCCGCGCTTCGGCGGCGATCCGCTCGAGGTGACAGGCAAGCTGCTGGTCATCAGCGACGGCAAGCTCATCGGCGATGGCGAGCAGCTGGGTGGGTTGGAGTTTTCGTTTGGCCCGACGGCCGTCGTGCAGATAGACGGCATCGCCGTGCTCGTCGTCACCGAGCCGTCGCAGATGCGCGATCTCCAGCAGTTCCGGGCCTTCGGCATTGATCCGGCGCACTATCGCGTCGTCGGGCTCAAGTCGATGCAGCATTTCCGCGCCGCTTTCGAACCCATCGCCGGCAAGGTCATCGTCTGCGACAGTGGCGCGCTCTGCACCATGGACTATTCCAGGATGCCGTATCGCAACGTTGCACGCCCGATCTTCCCGCTCGACCGCGACATGACACTCTGA
- a CDS encoding ABC transporter substrate-binding protein translates to MNRRELIVSASLLSLVAATGLMTSAQASATEAVIVLARQEQGAASYDPIRAVTLNMAAGLIYDRLIEQAVDQSYHPHLAESWETSADGMSWTFKLRKNVSFTDGEPFNAATIVWWIPKFKGTENEYMVDAIDRVEAMDEHTVRFVLKRPEPNLIFNLAMMNMGIPSPKAFDAAGTNYGVIQAVGTGPYKLENFVVGQETVLVSNEDYAWGSPLSENQGAPHIKRLTVRELPDASTAFLELRTGGVDMLLDLPTDFLPQIRSEADIDMRDLPGYGITFVAINTQAAPFTDIRVRQATALAIDQAAILKSVYGGVGKEAHQLLVSTLQESKVDPAIEIRSDPARAAKLLDEAGWAPGADGIRSKDGKPLQVKLWARADTEYRRTAEIIQAQLKAIGIATEITVFDAGTYRDQFRRPERELVLQPYSWTNADILDWFFSAKRLDSWNLSMWDDAKSEELHDLAMYSSRTWDERVANFRNYHAHLLANFVAAPVHEPAQTMAFNKTRLAAPQSFRAPYSIVDIKPAQ, encoded by the coding sequence ATGAACCGACGTGAACTCATTGTTTCGGCATCGCTGCTTTCGCTCGTCGCGGCGACGGGCCTGATGACGTCAGCCCAAGCAAGCGCAACGGAAGCCGTCATCGTTTTGGCCCGGCAGGAACAGGGGGCCGCCAGCTACGATCCGATCCGCGCCGTGACCCTGAACATGGCTGCCGGCCTCATCTACGACCGCCTGATCGAACAGGCCGTCGACCAGTCCTATCACCCCCATCTGGCAGAATCCTGGGAAACCAGCGCCGATGGCATGAGCTGGACCTTCAAGCTCCGCAAGAATGTCAGCTTCACTGACGGCGAGCCGTTCAACGCAGCAACGATCGTCTGGTGGATCCCCAAGTTCAAGGGCACCGAAAACGAATACATGGTCGACGCCATCGACCGCGTCGAGGCCATGGACGAGCACACAGTGCGCTTCGTGCTGAAGCGGCCCGAGCCGAACCTGATCTTCAATCTGGCCATGATGAATATGGGCATCCCCAGTCCGAAGGCGTTCGACGCGGCAGGCACCAACTATGGCGTGATCCAGGCCGTGGGAACCGGGCCTTACAAGCTCGAGAACTTCGTGGTTGGCCAGGAGACCGTACTGGTCAGCAACGAGGACTATGCCTGGGGCAGCCCGCTGTCGGAAAACCAGGGCGCGCCGCATATCAAGCGCCTGACGGTGCGCGAGCTCCCCGACGCATCCACCGCCTTCCTCGAACTCAGGACCGGGGGCGTCGACATGCTGCTAGATCTGCCGACCGACTTCCTGCCGCAGATCCGGTCCGAGGCCGACATCGACATGCGCGACCTGCCCGGCTACGGCATCACTTTCGTCGCGATCAACACCCAGGCCGCGCCGTTCACCGACATCCGCGTGCGGCAGGCGACCGCGCTCGCCATCGACCAGGCCGCGATCCTCAAGAGCGTCTATGGCGGTGTCGGCAAGGAAGCGCACCAGCTGCTGGTCAGCACCTTGCAGGAATCCAAGGTCGATCCGGCCATTGAGATCCGCTCCGATCCTGCCCGGGCCGCAAAGCTGCTCGATGAGGCAGGTTGGGCGCCAGGTGCCGACGGCATCCGCAGCAAGGACGGCAAGCCGCTGCAGGTCAAGCTTTGGGCCAGGGCCGACACCGAGTACCGCCGCACGGCCGAGATCATCCAGGCGCAGCTGAAAGCCATTGGGATCGCCACCGAAATCACAGTCTTCGACGCCGGCACCTATCGCGATCAGTTCCGCAGGCCCGAGCGCGAGCTCGTGCTGCAGCCCTATTCATGGACGAACGCCGATATTCTCGACTGGTTCTTCAGCGCCAAGCGACTGGATTCGTGGAATCTGTCGATGTGGGACGACGCCAAATCCGAAGAGTTGCACGACCTCGCAATGTACAGCTCCAGGACCTGGGACGAGCGCGTGGCGAACTTCCGCAACTACCACGCCCATCTGCTGGCCAATTTCGTCGCCGCCCCGGTGCACGAACCGGCGCAGACGATGGCATTCAACAAGACCCGCCTCGCAGCGCCCCAGTCGTTCCGCGCGCCCTATTCGATCGTCGACATCAAGCCGGCGCAGTAA